The following are encoded together in the Flavobacterium sp. TR2 genome:
- a CDS encoding fatty acid desaturase family protein — MNNTAPTFARQDNLKFFRTLNSRVNNYFKENNIKKTGNWQLHLKAVILFAVFLTPYFLILTLNMPFWVMLLLSIVIGIGMAGVGMNVMHDGNHGSYSTKNWINKFMGGTIYVLAGNVYNWQVQHNVLHHTYTNIPGHDEDLDAGRIIRFTKHAEWHRFHRFQHYYSVFLYGLLTFNWALTTDFKQMRNYLKRKLSYGEPKSPKILWTTLIITKMIYLSIWIVLPILIGITWWKVLIGFFVMHYTAGLILSIVFQLAHVVDHTTNPTPNELGEMDNTWAIHQLYTTTNFAPKNAIVNWYTGGLNHQIEHHIFPNISHIHYGKIAKIVKETAKECNLPYYEYKTMRSAVIAHFKHLRELGMKPELAV; from the coding sequence ATGAATAACACCGCTCCAACTTTTGCACGGCAAGACAATTTAAAGTTTTTTAGAACGCTTAACTCTCGCGTTAACAATTACTTTAAAGAAAATAATATCAAAAAAACCGGAAACTGGCAATTACATTTAAAAGCTGTTATTCTATTCGCTGTTTTTTTAACTCCATACTTTTTAATCCTTACGCTTAATATGCCGTTTTGGGTCATGCTGCTTTTATCAATCGTCATCGGAATTGGAATGGCAGGCGTTGGAATGAACGTAATGCATGATGGAAATCATGGTTCTTATTCGACTAAAAATTGGATTAATAAATTCATGGGCGGTACCATTTATGTTCTGGCAGGAAATGTATACAACTGGCAGGTGCAGCATAATGTCCTTCATCATACTTATACCAACATTCCAGGACATGACGAAGATTTAGATGCAGGCCGTATTATTCGTTTTACAAAACACGCTGAGTGGCATCGTTTTCACCGTTTTCAACATTATTATTCTGTTTTCTTATACGGATTATTAACTTTCAATTGGGCGCTTACAACAGACTTTAAGCAGATGCGCAATTACCTGAAAAGAAAATTATCTTACGGTGAACCAAAAAGCCCCAAAATTCTTTGGACAACTTTAATTATCACTAAAATGATATATCTTTCTATCTGGATTGTTCTTCCAATTCTTATTGGAATCACTTGGTGGAAAGTGCTTATTGGATTTTTCGTTATGCATTATACCGCTGGATTAATCCTAAGCATCGTGTTTCAATTGGCTCACGTAGTGGATCATACTACAAATCCAACTCCAAATGAATTAGGGGAAATGGATAACACTTGGGCTATCCACCAATTATACACAACAACTAATTTCGCACCTAAAAACGCAATCGTAAATTGGTATACAGGCGGATTAAACCACCAGATTGAACACCATATTTTTCCAAATATCAGTCATATTCATTACGGTAAAATTGCAAAGATTGTAAAAGAAACGGCCAAAGAATGCAATTTGCCTTACTACGAATATAAAACAATGCGAAGTGCTGTTATTGCTCACTTCAAGCATTTACGTGAATTGGGAATGAAACCGGAATTAGCAGTTTAA
- a CDS encoding class I SAM-dependent methyltransferase translates to MKKLFKLVLNTIPRPILIRLSYVARPILAFSLKGDKFTDPIDGKSFKSFLPYGYGKQRNNVLSPSTLSLERHRLLWLYLNDQTDFFTAPKKVLHFAPEQAFYKRFRKQKNLDYTTTDLLSPLADVKADICNLPFKDNEYDVILCNHVLEHIPDDTKAMQELYRVLKPGGMAILQIPQDLSREVTFADDSITDQKERAKIFGQYDHVRVYGRDYFDKLRSIGFIVIEEDYTNKIAPELVEKYCLAKGEIIPLCFKQEN, encoded by the coding sequence ATGAAAAAACTTTTCAAATTAGTCTTAAATACAATCCCGCGTCCAATATTAATTCGTTTGAGTTATGTGGCGCGTCCAATTTTAGCTTTCTCTTTAAAAGGAGATAAATTTACTGACCCAATTGACGGAAAAAGCTTTAAATCGTTTTTGCCTTACGGATATGGAAAACAGCGTAATAATGTACTTTCTCCAAGCACGCTTTCACTGGAAAGACACCGTTTACTTTGGCTGTATTTAAACGATCAGACTGATTTTTTTACAGCACCAAAAAAAGTATTGCATTTTGCTCCGGAACAAGCTTTTTATAAAAGATTCCGCAAGCAGAAAAACTTAGATTACACAACTACTGATTTACTTTCGCCCTTGGCAGACGTAAAAGCAGACATCTGTAATTTGCCTTTTAAGGATAACGAATATGATGTTATTTTATGCAATCACGTTTTGGAGCACATTCCAGATGACACAAAAGCAATGCAGGAATTATACAGAGTCCTAAAACCAGGCGGAATGGCGATTCTTCAAATTCCTCAGGATTTATCCCGCGAAGTTACTTTTGCAGATGATTCGATTACAGACCAGAAAGAGCGTGCTAAAATATTCGGACAATACGACCACGTTCGTGTTTATGGCCGAGATTATTTTGATAAATTAAGAAGCATTGGTTTTATTGTGATTGAAGAAGATTACACCAACAAAATTGCACCAGAATTGGTTGAAAAATACTGTTTGGCAAAAGGCGAGATTATTCCGCTTTGCTTTAAACAGGAAAACTAA
- a CDS encoding DUF5103 domain-containing protein, whose amino-acid sequence MPKFLYTSFIFLFIFALAKAQEKEIDPPYNIKTASFIQNGSNVPPIFELGSAFTFQFDDLFGNEANYYFEVIHCDYNWIPTAIPKTDYIMGMDNQRITDFSNSFNTLQVYTHYRLSFPNQFTQLLKLSGNYMLRILNEDREVVFSRKFILFEDHCTVGVQVKRSRNLSNIDYKQNLDFAILSNDIAFQTPLQNVKVLLLQNGNFHTEIKNIIPQYTIGNQLVYKYDKETQFWGGNEFLYFENKDIRAASNNIAKVGSNNDIYNSFLYTNAARGNQIYTNYEDVNGNFVVKNINGSNNDIEADYAWVYFTLSAPAFRMNKDIYITGMFNNYSLSPEYKMDYNTDKGVFEKAIMIKQGFTNFQYTVADKKGVVDFENAIDGNFYQTENEYTILVYYKEATDRYQRVIGKGNANSINIVN is encoded by the coding sequence ATGCCGAAATTTTTATATACAAGCTTTATTTTTCTTTTCATTTTCGCTTTAGCGAAAGCTCAGGAAAAAGAAATCGACCCTCCATACAATATTAAAACTGCTTCTTTTATCCAGAACGGCAGTAATGTTCCGCCAATTTTTGAATTAGGTTCTGCCTTTACATTCCAATTTGATGATCTGTTTGGCAATGAAGCCAATTATTACTTTGAAGTGATTCATTGCGATTATAACTGGATTCCAACAGCCATTCCAAAAACGGACTATATTATGGGGATGGATAACCAAAGAATTACAGATTTTTCCAATTCGTTTAATACGCTACAGGTCTACACACATTATAGACTTTCTTTTCCTAATCAGTTTACACAGCTGTTAAAGCTTTCGGGCAATTATATGCTGCGAATTCTTAATGAGGACAGAGAAGTTGTTTTTTCGAGAAAATTCATTTTGTTTGAAGATCATTGCACTGTTGGAGTTCAAGTAAAAAGAAGCCGTAACCTTAGCAATATTGATTACAAACAGAATCTTGATTTTGCTATTTTATCTAATGATATCGCTTTTCAAACTCCGCTGCAAAATGTAAAAGTGCTTTTACTGCAAAACGGAAATTTTCATACCGAAATCAAAAACATTATACCTCAATATACAATTGGCAACCAGCTGGTCTATAAATATGATAAAGAAACCCAATTTTGGGGCGGAAATGAGTTTTTGTATTTTGAAAACAAAGACATTAGAGCGGCCAGTAATAATATAGCCAAAGTAGGTTCGAACAATGATATTTACAATTCGTTTTTGTATACCAACGCCGCAAGAGGAAATCAGATTTACACTAATTATGAAGACGTAAACGGAAATTTTGTAGTTAAAAACATCAACGGCTCCAACAATGATATTGAAGCCGATTATGCTTGGGTTTATTTCACTCTCTCTGCTCCTGCTTTTAGAATGAACAAAGACATTTACATTACAGGAATGTTTAACAACTACAGCCTTTCGCCAGAATACAAAATGGACTACAATACCGACAAAGGAGTTTTTGAAAAAGCCATTATGATTAAGCAAGGTTTTACAAATTTTCAGTACACCGTTGCAGACAAAAAAGGAGTTGTTGATTTTGAAAATGCCATTGACGGAAACTTTTACCAGACTGAAAACGAGTACACCATCTTGGTCTATTACAAAGAAGCCACAGACCGTTATCAGCGCGTAATCGGAAAAGGAAATGCAAACTCTATCAATATAGTCAATTAA
- a CDS encoding DEAD/DEAH box helicase → MEPTKSFQFCFDISLEKNLNTYLPTAYIVENTSDIKYLDKKASPDVLESFGITFDNLDSNSKRILTACDSLKPEFIFKKFGAKIKSAKTIADLQKDSKIEFAIRQHLKFNLGSFYDLIVKEQFPLSLNLGPEKDFYRSRVSIEPLDFEPQIQFDKHSEGITYTLSLKENETVFPPMDSKVDILLDEPGWLIINKKLGQLKELNSKKLMPFLKKKSIEIPSKLVDDYFKSFIPQIAKKIDIEATGFEIELRDKIISCTIQPIHDFFKNCYYLNLYFDYNGYSFDASKIKKTHSFVDFSIANEPKIIQFKRNPNESLYIEKLNEIGLTKIKNELFGLNSEAENTDPFINIQLIIDHKEELKNLGFTIENLKLESKEIITENYTISASKETAGDWFDIKIIITVGNYKINFSEIIPNIKSKERLFALPDGNYFLIPLEWFSKYGSLAKLAKTENGVLLLRKSNFTALDGISEIESDLDQIHQAEFTASDLIKATLRPYQIDGVKWLLGHFNSNMGACLADDMGLGKTLQTLSVLVSVQEQLGFTTKTTNFDLFANETTIEREPLKALIVLPSSLVFNWFNEAGKFTPHFSKMQYVGNDRKMLASRINSTDLIFTSYSIIHRDISILEKYDFRYLILDESQYIKNKNSKIFKAINKISTGHKIALSGTPIENSLDDLWSQMQFINPDILGSYAFFMENFKNPIEKKQNEEVLAELKNLIAPYILRRTKEQVLKDLPELTEQIYYCDMDPEQEKLYEKEKSKARNFLLKTDGSGPDKINIINTLMKLRQLSNHPKMVDQDSEIDSGKYIAVTNYLESLVKGKQKAIIFSSFVTNLNFYTDWCKENKIEFCEITGETPADKREQQVKMFQEKENPLLFFISLKAGGVGLNITKASYVLFLDPWWNPFAEKQGVARAHRIGQLNKVNVIRFISKNTVEEKIIKLQENKKLLSDSLLEESYINDEIEGNLEYILGA, encoded by the coding sequence TTGGAACCTACAAAATCATTTCAGTTCTGTTTTGACATCAGTTTGGAAAAAAATCTGAACACCTATCTTCCAACCGCATACATTGTTGAGAATACTAGCGACATCAAATATTTAGACAAAAAAGCAAGTCCCGATGTGCTTGAAAGTTTCGGAATCACTTTTGACAATTTAGATTCCAATTCAAAAAGAATATTAACCGCTTGCGACTCTTTAAAACCCGAGTTTATTTTTAAGAAATTTGGCGCAAAAATTAAATCAGCCAAAACAATTGCCGATTTGCAGAAAGATTCAAAAATTGAATTTGCGATTCGTCAGCATTTAAAATTCAATTTAGGTTCGTTTTATGATTTAATTGTAAAAGAGCAATTTCCGCTGTCTTTAAACCTCGGGCCTGAAAAAGATTTTTATCGTTCAAGAGTGAGTATTGAACCGCTTGATTTTGAACCGCAGATTCAGTTTGACAAACATTCAGAAGGCATTACCTATACTTTATCTTTAAAGGAAAATGAAACTGTTTTTCCTCCAATGGACAGTAAAGTAGATATTCTTTTAGATGAACCAGGCTGGCTTATTATCAATAAAAAATTGGGGCAGTTAAAAGAGTTGAACTCCAAAAAACTAATGCCTTTTCTAAAGAAAAAATCTATTGAAATACCATCAAAATTAGTTGATGATTACTTCAAGAGCTTTATTCCGCAAATTGCAAAGAAAATTGATATTGAAGCAACCGGTTTTGAAATTGAGCTTCGTGACAAAATTATTTCCTGCACGATTCAGCCTATTCATGATTTTTTCAAAAACTGCTATTATCTTAATCTTTATTTTGATTATAACGGATATTCATTTGATGCGAGCAAAATTAAAAAAACACATTCTTTTGTCGATTTCAGCATTGCCAACGAACCTAAAATAATTCAGTTTAAAAGAAATCCTAACGAAAGTTTATACATCGAAAAATTGAATGAAATTGGTTTAACCAAAATCAAAAACGAATTATTTGGATTAAACTCAGAGGCCGAAAACACAGATCCTTTTATCAATATTCAGCTGATTATTGATCATAAAGAAGAACTTAAAAACTTAGGTTTTACTATTGAAAATCTAAAACTGGAAAGCAAAGAAATCATTACGGAAAACTATACCATTTCTGCTTCAAAAGAAACGGCTGGCGATTGGTTTGACATTAAAATAATAATTACAGTTGGAAATTATAAAATCAATTTCAGTGAAATTATTCCAAACATAAAAAGCAAGGAAAGGCTTTTTGCATTGCCAGACGGAAATTACTTTTTGATTCCCCTAGAATGGTTTAGCAAATATGGTTCGCTGGCAAAATTGGCCAAAACAGAAAATGGCGTCCTTTTGTTGCGTAAAAGCAATTTTACCGCTTTAGACGGAATTTCAGAAATCGAAAGTGATTTAGACCAAATTCATCAAGCTGAGTTTACAGCTTCAGATTTAATAAAAGCAACTTTAAGACCTTATCAAATTGATGGCGTGAAATGGCTTTTGGGACATTTCAATTCCAATATGGGCGCGTGTCTGGCCGATGATATGGGACTTGGAAAAACGTTGCAAACTTTATCTGTTTTAGTTTCTGTACAAGAACAATTGGGTTTTACAACCAAAACCACCAATTTTGATTTGTTTGCCAACGAAACCACAATTGAAAGAGAACCGCTTAAAGCTTTGATTGTTCTTCCGTCTTCACTGGTTTTTAACTGGTTTAATGAAGCCGGCAAATTCACACCTCATTTTTCAAAAATGCAATATGTGGGCAATGACAGAAAAATGCTCGCGAGCAGAATCAATTCAACCGATTTGATTTTTACAAGCTACAGCATTATTCATCGTGATATTTCTATTTTAGAAAAATACGATTTCCGCTATCTGATTTTGGATGAAAGCCAATACATTAAAAATAAAAATTCGAAGATTTTTAAAGCCATCAACAAAATCAGCACAGGGCATAAAATTGCGCTAAGCGGTACACCAATCGAAAATTCGCTTGACGATTTATGGTCGCAAATGCAATTTATCAATCCGGATATTTTGGGCAGTTATGCTTTTTTTATGGAAAATTTCAAAAATCCTATTGAGAAAAAGCAGAACGAAGAAGTTTTGGCAGAATTAAAAAATCTAATCGCTCCTTATATTTTAAGAAGAACCAAAGAACAGGTTTTAAAAGATCTGCCCGAATTGACTGAGCAGATTTATTACTGCGACATGGATCCTGAGCAAGAAAAACTATATGAAAAAGAAAAATCTAAAGCTCGTAATTTTTTGCTTAAAACTGATGGATCTGGTCCAGACAAAATCAATATCATTAATACTTTGATGAAATTGAGACAGCTCAGCAATCACCCCAAAATGGTTGATCAGGATTCTGAAATTGATTCGGGTAAATATATTGCGGTCACCAATTATTTGGAAAGTTTAGTTAAAGGAAAACAGAAGGCAATTATTTTCAGCTCTTTTGTTACGAATCTAAATTTTTATACCGATTGGTGTAAGGAAAACAAAATTGAGTTTTGTGAAATTACGGGCGAAACGCCTGCCGATAAAAGAGAACAACAGGTCAAAATGTTTCAGGAAAAAGAAAATCCGCTGTTATTCTTTATTTCGCTTAAAGCAGGTGGAGTTGGTTTAAATATTACTAAAGCTTCTTATGTTTTATTTTTAGATCCGTGGTGGAATCCTTTTGCAGAAAAACAAGGTGTTGCTCGTGCGCATAGAATTGGGCAATTGAATAAGGTAAATGTCATTCGTTTTATTTCTAAAAATACAGTCGAAGAAAAAATCATTAAACTGCAGGAAAACAAAAAATTATTATCTGATTCTCTTTTGGAAGAAAGTTACATTAATGATGAAATAGAGGGCAACTTAGAATACATTTTAGGCGCCTAA
- the apaG gene encoding Co2+/Mg2+ efflux protein ApaG, whose product MVSQITRGIKISVLTSFEGTYFKNYKIHFAFSYVVTIENHSKDSVQLTSRHWEIFDSLNDLEVVDGEGVIGKKPVLKPGENHTYSSGCLLSSPYGAMKGHFNMINFTTTKTFKVIVPTFRMCAPFALN is encoded by the coding sequence ATGGTTTCTCAAATTACACGAGGCATAAAAATATCTGTTTTGACTAGTTTTGAAGGTACATACTTCAAAAACTACAAGATTCATTTTGCTTTTAGCTACGTAGTTACCATAGAAAATCATAGTAAAGATTCTGTACAATTAACTTCTCGCCATTGGGAAATTTTTGATTCTCTAAATGATCTAGAAGTTGTAGATGGTGAAGGTGTAATTGGCAAAAAACCAGTTCTAAAACCTGGCGAAAACCATACTTACAGCTCTGGCTGTTTATTGTCGTCTCCTTACGGCGCTATGAAAGGTCATTTTAATATGATCAATTTTACTACAACAAAGACATTCAAAGTAATTGTTCCTACTTTTAGAATGTGTGCTCCTTTTGCATTAAATTAA
- a CDS encoding ferritin-like domain-containing protein has product MIHTDETTQETIKTLEGLISILEDGKLGYTNAAEHVENQAIKTDFLEYARERALFIVELQDEINKLGKSTDTSGGGPLGALHRTWIDIKSAFTGGDTEAIINACVTGEEAAIEKYKMALEENHLEHDQVYIVSKQLNSIQNTLSQIKMRAN; this is encoded by the coding sequence ATGATACATACAGATGAAACCACACAAGAAACCATTAAAACCTTAGAAGGATTAATTTCAATTCTTGAAGATGGAAAACTAGGATATACAAATGCTGCCGAACACGTAGAAAACCAAGCAATAAAAACTGATTTTCTAGAATATGCCCGCGAAAGAGCCTTATTTATTGTAGAACTGCAGGACGAAATCAATAAATTAGGAAAATCTACCGATACTTCTGGCGGCGGCCCGCTTGGCGCTTTACACCGAACTTGGATTGATATAAAATCGGCCTTTACAGGAGGCGATACTGAAGCTATCATAAATGCTTGCGTTACCGGCGAAGAAGCCGCAATCGAAAAATATAAAATGGCTCTAGAAGAAAATCATTTGGAACATGATCAGGTGTACATTGTTTCCAAACAACTAAATAGTATTCAAAATACTTTATCACAAATTAAAATGAGAGCAAATTAA
- the rsmG gene encoding 16S rRNA (guanine(527)-N(7))-methyltransferase RsmG: MDEILKYFPNLTDLQIEQFQKLDFLYHDWNEKINVISRKDIDSLYTKHILHSLGIAKVMKFEPGATVLDVGTGGGFPGIPLAILFPETRFYLIDVIAKKIRVVQGVVDALELKNVKAEQKRAELVKGDFDFIVSRAVTNMPDFVSWIKDKIKKQHKHTLKNGILYLKGGDLTEELKDFPNATLYDLSEMFEDEFFETKKVVHLPLKFKP, encoded by the coding sequence ATGGATGAGATATTGAAATATTTTCCCAATTTGACCGATCTTCAGATTGAACAATTTCAAAAATTAGACTTTTTATACCACGATTGGAATGAAAAAATCAATGTTATTTCTCGTAAAGACATCGATTCATTATATACAAAACACATTTTACATTCATTAGGAATTGCCAAAGTGATGAAATTTGAACCAGGAGCAACAGTTCTAGATGTTGGAACAGGAGGAGGTTTTCCTGGAATTCCGTTAGCGATTCTTTTTCCGGAAACCCGTTTTTATTTGATTGATGTTATTGCCAAAAAAATCAGAGTGGTTCAAGGTGTTGTTGATGCATTAGAATTAAAGAACGTAAAAGCAGAACAAAAACGTGCTGAGCTGGTAAAAGGCGACTTCGATTTTATTGTAAGCCGCGCCGTTACCAATATGCCTGATTTTGTTTCGTGGATAAAAGACAAAATAAAAAAACAGCATAAGCATACTTTAAAAAATGGAATTCTGTATTTAAAAGGCGGTGATTTAACCGAAGAATTAAAAGATTTTCCAAATGCTACTTTGTATGACTTGTCAGAAATGTTTGAGGATGAGTTTTTTGAGACTAAAAAAGTGGTGCATCTTCCTTTAAAATTTAAACCTTAA
- a CDS encoding pyridoxal phosphate-dependent aminotransferase, with the protein MNHILSDRINNLATSQTLAMAALARELKAQGKDIISLSLGEPDFNTPDFIKEAVKKAVDENYSTYSPVEGYLELREAICRKFKRDNDLEYKPTQIVVSTGAKQSLYNIAQVMLNDGDEVILPAPYWVSYFEIVKLSGGVPVEVPTSVETDFKMTPEQLEAAITPKTKMMWFSSPCNPSGSVYSREELTALAKVLEKHPNIYVVSDEIYEHINFSGTFCSIGSIPGMLEKTITVNGVAKAFAMTGYRIGYIGAPEFIAKACTKIQGQVTSGANSVAQRATITAVDADPSALNHMVEAFHGRRDLVVGLLKEIPGVKINVPEGAFYVFPDVSSFFGKTLKGHEIKDANDVSMYLLAEANVATVTGDAFGNPNCIRFSYATSNDILTEALRRIKEALTA; encoded by the coding sequence ATGAATCATATTCTTTCGGACAGAATCAACAACTTAGCGACATCGCAAACATTAGCAATGGCTGCATTGGCACGCGAATTAAAAGCACAAGGAAAAGACATTATTAGTTTAAGTTTAGGCGAACCTGACTTCAACACGCCTGACTTCATTAAAGAAGCCGTAAAAAAAGCCGTAGACGAAAATTATAGCACATACTCTCCAGTAGAAGGTTACTTAGAATTGAGAGAAGCAATTTGCAGAAAATTCAAAAGAGATAACGATTTAGAGTACAAACCAACTCAAATTGTAGTTTCTACAGGAGCAAAACAATCATTATACAACATTGCGCAAGTAATGTTAAACGACGGTGACGAGGTAATTTTACCAGCACCTTACTGGGTTTCTTATTTCGAAATCGTAAAACTTTCTGGCGGAGTTCCGGTTGAAGTTCCAACATCTGTAGAAACAGATTTCAAAATGACACCAGAACAATTGGAAGCGGCTATCACACCAAAAACAAAAATGATGTGGTTCTCTTCTCCTTGTAACCCTTCAGGTTCTGTTTACAGCAGAGAAGAGTTAACTGCTCTTGCAAAAGTTTTAGAAAAACACCCTAATATTTACGTTGTTTCAGATGAAATTTACGAGCACATCAATTTCTCTGGAACTTTCTGCAGCATCGGATCTATTCCTGGAATGTTAGAAAAAACAATTACAGTAAACGGAGTTGCAAAAGCATTTGCGATGACTGGATACAGAATTGGTTATATTGGAGCGCCTGAGTTTATTGCAAAAGCCTGTACAAAAATTCAAGGGCAAGTAACTTCTGGTGCAAATTCTGTAGCACAACGCGCTACAATTACTGCAGTAGATGCTGATCCAAGCGCTTTAAACCATATGGTTGAAGCTTTCCACGGTCGTAGAGATTTAGTGGTTGGATTATTAAAAGAAATTCCAGGAGTAAAAATCAATGTTCCGGAAGGCGCGTTCTACGTTTTCCCAGACGTTTCTTCTTTCTTCGGAAAAACTTTAAAAGGACACGAAATTAAAGATGCAAACGATGTTTCTATGTATCTTTTAGCAGAAGCAAACGTGGCGACAGTAACTGGAGATGCTTTCGGAAATCCAAACTGTATTCGTTTCTCTTATGCGACTAGCAACGATATTTTAACAGAAGCATTACGCAGAATCAAAGAAGCTTTGACTGCATAA
- the pruA gene encoding L-glutamate gamma-semialdehyde dehydrogenase: protein MLKGFFHVPKAVNEPVKSYAPNSPEKAAVQAAYTTMWNSQIDVPLYIGNEEIRTGNTRNITAPHDHQHVVGKYHLAEKQHIEKAIANALESRKAWANLAWEQRAAIFLKAAELIAGPYRARINAATMIGQSKNIHQAEIDAACELIDFLRYNVEFMTQIYNDQPKSDSSVWNRVEYRPLEGFVYAITPFNFTAIAANLPASAAMMGNVVVWKPSDSQVFSTKIILEVFKEAGVPDGVINVVFGDALMITDTVLASRDFAGVHFTGSTHVFKDIWAKIGANIHNYKTYPRIVGETGGKDFIIAHPSANVKQVVTGITRGAFEFQGQKCSAASRAYIPQSLWPAVKEQLIADVKSMKMGSPEDFGNFITAVIHEGSFDKLASYIDQAKKDADAEIIVGGNYDKSVGYFIEPTVIVTTNPKYTTMETELFGPVITIYVYEDAKWEETLELVDTTSEYALTGAVFSQDRYAIEVATTKLQNSAGNFYINDKPTGAVVGMQPFGGARASGTNDKAGSALNLLRWASPRTIKETFVTPEDYRYPFLG from the coding sequence ATGCTTAAAGGATTTTTTCATGTACCAAAAGCGGTAAACGAGCCTGTAAAGAGCTACGCGCCAAACTCACCAGAAAAAGCTGCTGTTCAAGCTGCTTATACCACAATGTGGAATTCTCAAATTGACGTTCCTTTATATATTGGAAACGAAGAAATTAGAACTGGAAACACAAGAAACATTACAGCTCCTCATGATCACCAGCACGTAGTTGGAAAATATCATTTAGCTGAAAAACAACATATCGAAAAAGCAATCGCCAATGCACTAGAATCAAGAAAAGCATGGGCAAACTTGGCATGGGAACAGCGTGCTGCTATTTTCTTAAAAGCTGCCGAACTTATCGCTGGACCATACAGAGCTCGCATTAACGCAGCTACAATGATTGGACAGTCAAAAAATATTCACCAAGCTGAAATTGACGCTGCTTGCGAATTAATCGACTTTTTACGTTACAATGTTGAGTTCATGACTCAAATCTACAACGATCAGCCAAAATCAGATTCTTCTGTTTGGAACCGTGTAGAATACAGACCATTAGAAGGTTTTGTTTACGCAATTACTCCATTCAACTTTACTGCAATCGCTGCAAATCTTCCGGCAAGTGCCGCAATGATGGGTAACGTTGTAGTTTGGAAACCAAGCGATAGCCAAGTATTTTCTACAAAAATCATTTTAGAAGTTTTCAAAGAAGCTGGAGTTCCTGACGGAGTTATTAACGTAGTTTTTGGAGACGCTTTAATGATTACTGATACTGTTTTAGCAAGCCGCGATTTTGCTGGTGTTCACTTTACAGGATCAACTCATGTATTTAAAGATATTTGGGCTAAAATTGGCGCAAATATCCACAACTACAAAACTTATCCAAGAATCGTTGGAGAAACTGGAGGTAAAGATTTTATCATTGCTCACCCAAGTGCAAACGTAAAACAAGTGGTTACAGGAATCACTCGTGGAGCTTTTGAATTCCAAGGGCAAAAATGTTCTGCCGCTTCTAGAGCTTACATTCCGCAAAGTTTATGGCCAGCTGTAAAAGAACAGTTAATTGCTGATGTAAAATCTATGAAAATGGGTTCTCCAGAAGATTTCGGAAACTTCATTACAGCAGTTATTCACGAAGGTTCTTTTGATAAATTAGCAAGTTATATCGATCAAGCTAAAAAAGATGCTGACGCAGAAATCATCGTTGGAGGAAATTACGATAAATCTGTCGGATACTTTATTGAGCCAACAGTTATTGTAACTACAAATCCAAAATACACTACAATGGAAACTGAGTTGTTCGGACCAGTTATCACTATTTATGTTTACGAAGATGCGAAATGGGAAGAAACTCTTGAATTAGTAGACACTACTTCTGAGTACGCTTTAACAGGAGCTGTATTTAGCCAAGACCGTTACGCTATTGAAGTAGCTACAACTAAACTGCAAAATTCTGCTGGTAACTTCTACATCAACGATAAGCCAACTGGAGCTGTTGTAGGAATGCAGCCATTTGGTGGAGCAAGAGCATCTGGAACTAATGACAAAGCAGGTTCTGCATTGAACTTATTGCGTTGGGCTTCTCCAAGAACTATCAAAGAAACTTTTGTAACTCCAGAAGATTACAGATATCCTTTCTTAGGTTAA